The Astatotilapia calliptera chromosome 8, fAstCal1.2, whole genome shotgun sequence nucleotide sequence AGGTTGATTTTGTCCGTCTCAGACTGCTGAagtcttaaatttaaaaaaatggtgtGCTCAAACCCAGTAAAGGGTTTTGACCCAATCACTTACACTAGAAGTGCAATGAAAAGCTTCAACTTTTGATACTGCAGACAGGATGGATTACCACAACAAGCAAAATCTGCTTGATTTTACATCAAACAGGCTTCAAAAGgtttaaagatattttttaaattctaacaTTACCTGCACATTTGAAGCCCTGAGTGTCCAGGCCCTTCTCTGAGGGAACTTTGAAAAGGTGAACAAGAAGTGCTCCATCTTCTTTTAGCCTATGCTGCACCAGTCTGTACAGATTTCCAGTCGCTTCCAAAGGTACCTCAGAGCCTTCACACTCCCCATTCTCCAGGTATGAGTCAAGAGCCTCTCGGATAAACTTCCTCCAAAAGCGAGCCTCCTTGTCATTCTCCGCTCTAAATCTAAGTGTTTCTCGAATTGTCAGGAGCTTGAAAAAGGCTGGTCCCCCCTGAGAAACATCGGGTACCACATCCCGGATTTCCTCAACAGGGTAATTTAGCCGCTGTagcttccttccttcttttacGAGAAATCCTTTCAAGGTCtccaaggagagagagaaaaccatACGTTCCCACGTCCGGGCCTCAGGATCTGTGGAGAAGTACAAAACAGCTTCTTTGATGGAATCTGTTTCTAAATTTGTAGTCGATGTCCAGTCAAATTCCTgctgaggaggagatggagaatCCTGCCCTCCACAAGCATCAGAACCAGACGGGCCTTGCTCAGGGCTGGAAGGGGACAAGGGTGGCGAAGAAACTGCACGTTCATCCACACCATTCTCACACCCGGTGTGCAGCACCTCCCACTGCTCGCCATGCGGTACTGGTCGGCTTTTGTTGACAGCCTCAATAATCCGGTCCACCCAGTCCTCAGCTTCGTCACGATTGGCCGCCCGGAGGTAAAGCCGTTTTCCAGGAAAGGTCAAGTCAAAGCGGCCCTCAGTTGAGGTGATGTGAACGTCTTCACATCGCACCAGGGAGCAGTTTTCGCAGCATGTCCGTTCATCTGCATTCCCATATAGGCGGAACTCAAAGGGTGACAGCTCGCAGTAGTAGTCGCGCCATAATCCTACGGCGCTGCGTCGTTCTAGGTGACCGAGCTTCAGCAACCCTCGAAAGGGGTTTGACAGCCCTGGGAAAAACACATACATAGATGACATTGTCGTGTTTTCACACTGAGAAGGCCTCTTTTATATCCATGTTTACTAGCTGAGCAATACATACAGAAAATTAAGCCACAATTGAACCTTTTGCATTATTTTGAGCAAAGTTGCAGGGTtgtcataaataaaaaaaaataaataaaagctggaCTGGTTTTCAATGTAGCTGTCAACTGTGTGTTAAAACTtaaagactaaaagaaaaatcctcATTAGGACAGGGATTTGTGTCTATGTAAGAAACTATATTATTGTTTGTTAATGTGTTATTACATTAACGTCTGGTAATTCTATGACATTTAGGCCACGTTATATGGTAATGCAAATGTAACATAAGTAATCTAACAAATTACTTTCCCCAGAAAGTAATTCTTCCCTGGCAAGTCCTCTCAACTTGCTACAACACAGTGATGCaatgtagagaaaaaaaaatggagaaggAAACGGGGTTACAAGAAAAAGAACAGGCCGATATGTGAACTGACATTGGATTTCCAATCAACTATTACATGACTTCAGAGTTCCTGTTAGCAGCgcgaaaacaaaatgaaaagaaggCTTGGAATTCAAGTTGACATCCCCAGTGGGATAATTTCACCAGCCAACATTCCCCATTATTTGCTTCAATAGATAAGTTAACATTGACTCACAACACGGTTAAATAATCTAATCTGTTCATGTGAATGACTGAGATTAGCTACTCGTGAACAGTCCCATTATTgacaaaatgattttaaaaataaataataaccatAGTCCATATGCTTTGTCACAAAATGTCCCATGACATGCTTCACTATCTGCGCTGTTAACGTTACTGTGTTACACTCTTTCacattatttctatttttaaaacagGCCATgggactcatccaggtgacgtccTGCAAATGTAGTAAAATCACATTCCACAGTGATGTGGCCACACGCCAAGCATTATGTAACAGCAGGCGTTTTCTCTTTTGAGACCTGAAGGAAATTACCTGCTGGGAAAATCTGGGGGCGTGGCTTTAATCTCATTCCACGCTTTCTAGTGCTCCTGGACTTTAGTGCAGTATGTTACTTCATTTGTAATCCCTCAGTGGCTACCTGTATTGACCAGGTGTGCGCACACTGCAGGTACCACTAGAAGTGCTGTGGAGCAACGATTTTATATGTGGGCTTCTGTTTAGTTTGTTAACAGCTCTGTCTCTTTCACTTGAATGCAATGATCTATTTGTGATAGAAACAGTTTGTTCAGAGAAACTCAGTTGGCAGGATTCTGAAACTCAGATTTCTTTCCTCGGGCAGTGAGATTGCTGAGATTCCCCATAATTACTTATTCCTTCATTTATGCATTTTTCTTATATTGCATAAAATtcttacatctttttttttttttccatacacAAGCTTGTAGTGctcaattacaaaaaaaaaaagaaagaaagaaactttatTATGTTCTCACATTGAGCACTGACTGCTGTGAATTATGCCCAGCGCCCAAAACTCTTTTCATACAACCGTTTATCATAAGTTTTACACTCAAAGCTTGGGGGACAGGGGATGGTACCTATTTGTCTGCGATGGACGACACTTGGACGTGACGGCGAGATGCTGGGCTCAGGTGCGGGAGGAGAGACAGGTGCGTCATCGCTGTCCGGCAAATTCTCCAGGTGGGGCTTATAAATGTCATCGTCTGAGATCCAAGAATAAGAATGCTGCAAAAAGCAGGAAAGGATGTTTTATTTAGCATTGGGAACTAAAGGGTTTCATTTGCATGTTAATGGTAAGTAGCAGAGTGCAGTTTGCAAAAAAAGGGTTCCCCTTTTATCATGTGTCATTGGTGTTAGTGGTGTAGAAGCTATAAACAGTGGTCTCTAAACGGTCACGTGAATTTAAGCACAAATGTGTCTGTCTTGACTAATGTTAAGAGATTTTCCTATATTTATGTAAAACACTAAGAAATATCTTTAGTTTTTCCCCATTCAGAGATCACAATTAAGAGTTGTTTTCACTCTAGGCATTTGCTGGTATAGTATGGCTACTTTCTGTACTCCATTTTATTAACATTTCGCCACAGGACTGGTTTCATATCACTACTAATTTGCCTTCCGGCAGTATTCTCACAGTCTATTAACACTGAACACTAGAACAGCAggttggtgtgtttttgctgtgCCCATGTGGGTTTCTGCTGCGTGCTTAAGCTACTTCCCACAGATCAGAGAGGTGTTTTTCAGGTAAAATGTCGCTGTGGATGTGAGTACTATAGTAAGACTCAGTACTCAGTCAATAAAAGTTAGCCCTaattagtaggggtgcaacgatattcgtatcgatattgaaccgttcgatacagtgctttcggttcggtacgcatatgtatcgaacaatacaacatttgtaatttattttatcaattttccttctgacgatgctgtctgtgttgagcgctcagtgaatctgtgttcgactactccgcctaggctgcactgtccagcgcagatccactgagcgctcaacacagacagcatagtcagaaggaagagcgcagggcaagctagcgagacagaagttaagctctccttgcaacaggcaaattgaacctcattcagatctggcatttggaattattttggttttcatgtgacgtatgaccctgaaggtaagcgagtcatggactaaagtaaaacagtatgttggatgtgccatgcaatgctcaattacattggtgtgaactagtgtgttagcgcagttagctcgttaacgtgttggccgtctagccccatgcacggagcgatcggcggtagctcgttaacggagatttgccgtgttgtggcattaaggtcatttcaacgagattaacctgaaagcactagtgggaacacaacgaatatgactgcacatttacgccgacatcatcctagtgcaaagacaaaaacaacaagcatgctactaactttagccgagtcatttagacagctgttagcacatgattctccttatgctgctgagaatatagcccagaagaagcggatagtatagcttttattttgtaaagagccatttctctgtaataaactctcttttccaaagatgagtgattcctcaatcagatacagggctcgcaatatcgctagcccgacgtcctggagctagcgatttttttcagtcgggctaccaaaatctatctctgccctgcccgtcgggctattgtaggaaaaatatatgtcaatgcttttgcattctttcagaaatgtagctgggtaattatgtcattggcatcggtgagccactgtcaatatgtgacatattgaagtcgcgtttgaatttgcgcttgtttttttgctttcactttgcaatcgtgcgaactgtgtatagagagcgacagcactgatctgtgagtgatgataatttgtgcaccaattcctctgacatcgtcttattaatcgttagcttactatgcaaacatgacaagtgaaatctcccgcagcaagcttaaacatgtgagaggttgatcgcgcagagaatcgctgagcttatgtgagtcggtgtgtaaaagcagcaggatatatatttgagttctgctgagccaaataagacaggtcagggagaagaagtgacagccaaagaaaagcttaccacaaaacggaaaagttatgacaaatcagactataaggcaaaaagaaagtgcagctttatggtttcatggacaaaagaatttctgtggctgcaatatgatgagctaaataaccaggactgcacataagtggtccgcaggtgcgcattcgctgtcaaaataaaaaacacacacaagggttagggttaaatttaaaaactgtacttttgagttaaaatatatatttataattttaataaatgacaaattaaaaatgcatgaacatttttttgtatcgaaaaaatatcgaaccgtgacaccaaagtatcgaaccgaaccgaaccgtgaattttgtgtatcgttgcacccctactaattAGACAAGGAGTTAGACGATGGAtggacgatggatggatggacagactaAGTTAGTAAAACTAATGCGACTACTCACCATTTTTGTGAGgggttttaaaatggaaaacaataaacacaaaataacatttttccattatttattacagatattgtgttgtttttttctctatgCATTATTCAAGATTCAAGAATAAGAGTTGAACATCCTACTTGACATTTCATGCAACAAATATCAAATAGTTTTTTTGCATTCTACGTAATCAGCAACCACAGTATTCATGAACTGATATGAGTGCATTTGACAAATTTGCATTAAGGCCAGATAAAGTTTGTGGTTTTGCTCAAATAACGGCTACCCTCTACAGAGATGTTACACTTACTGATAGTGAATCTGAAGATGGCTTTCTGCTCAAGATGCTTGTAGAGCGACGTGGGCACTGATGAACTGCAGAGTCTGCGTTGGTTTTTTCAGAGCTTTCTGTTGGCTTCTCTTCCTGGACAGGCTCAACAGTGACACTTACTTCCTCCACAGGTTCTGCAGGTTCACTGACTGCTGAGACAAGACATATGTCCGAGTGCAATTCTGAAGAGGCACTTTTGCAGACTTCAGCGGGACACTTATCATCATCAGATGACGGCAGCTCAGTGGTTGTTTCTGGTTGCTCTAAATCAAGCTGTCCAAAGTTTGGAGGCTGGTACTCAGAAGCCTGGGGCTCACTGTCACTGATAATACCCTTCTCAGAGAACTGAGAAGGACCCATGCTGGAGACAAATGAGTCTTCCTGTGTCGAGTCCTGACTGCAGTGTCCGCTCTCCCGGAAATCAGTCAGCGAGCTGCAGAGATACAgataactcaaaacatgtatTCTACTTcaagttaaataaaagaaaagcttttgttgacgaaagaccaaaaaaaacaaaaaacaaaaaaacctctgcATCCAAGCTGCTAATTTTATATACTGGTTATTGGCTGCTTTTCAGTCCCGTGCCAGAGCCCATATTGGGGTGGATGTTTTATTGGAGGCTATTTCCTGCCAATGATTAACACATATCTGGTGCTCTATTGATTATTAGAACAACAGGATGGTGTATGAGGGACTGACTAAAAATATACTACAAGATGGGGCTCATTCAGGTGCTAAGAACAGTTATTTAACTCCTATTTGCTCCAGAAtgattaaaaactgtttaaaatgtataCATACTCTTTCTGTGGCCTCTTGGTGCAGATGTTGGGATTAATGGCTGCTTCCaagtcacatgaagaccaatgCTCTCCTGTCGGGCTGCGGGGGTCCTGTCCCTGCAGAAGGCTGTCAGAGCTCAAGCTGGAGGACAGCTGAGAGGAGCCTGTGGTATCCAGGCTTAAATTAGAAGAACGAAGAGCAGTCTGACTCCCTTGTAAAAGATCTGATCCCCTCCCCACTAAAACTGGGCAGCCTCTCTGTACATCCAGTGCGTCCGAAGAACCCGATGACTGAGACACTGTATCCCAAATTTCCTTCCATATCGGTTTGGAGGTGGGAGGGTCTCCACCATTGAGGGGCAGGTCGAGTAAGTCTGCCTGGGACAAAGGGCAGAGTCCGGCAAGAGCCAGAGGCGTGGTGGTCCACTCATTGAGGACAGATGACTTGTAAGACAGGCTGAATGTGAGGGAGGCCAGACCCTGGAGGTAGCTGAGCAGAACCTCTCGCTCCTCCGGGTTCAGGAGCAAGGCACTGGGCTGATAATGGGCCTGCAGCTTGGAGTCTTCACGGAACAGCGATACGAGGTAGCACTCCAGGAGGCCGTGGTTGAGGGCCAGCCGTAGCCACGCTCGGCAGCGACCCACATCAGTGCCCACAAAGCTTATCTTCTCCAGCTCTGTGATCACATCactaggtaaaaaaaaaaaagagtgtgatAAACATATTGCATTTTCACAGAATAATACCTTAAATCAGTCATACTTAAACTTAAGAACAGCATCACTCAATATGAACTCTGAAAATCTTCAGGgacacttcaattcaattcgattaaatttctttattgtcccacaaggggaaattagtttagcagcaggatataaataaacagaacaatactataaaataataatgaaaataatagtGATAGAAAGTCCAAGGACAGTTATTTGCCATTGAGGAGACAAGATGCAGTGGGGATAAAAGAGACCTGGAGTCTTTTAGTCTTCCTCACAGGTACTCTAAAACGGCAGCCCTAACCCTTTACTAAAAACTCTGATTTAAACACAAGACTCGGATTAATGACCTCCTGACGTTTCTGTTCTTCATTTCATTTGATCAATCATCTCTCTTATTCTGTGTAATTCTCTATTAACAGCCTTCTTTTTTGCCATGTGATAATGATCAGtcaatttttaaaatcttttgtcTTGTACTTGTTTTGTAAATGGAAATATTAAAGCTTGAAAATGTTACTCAGGGAACTCAGAACATTTTAACTTCAAGCTTAACAATTGTAAATTTTTCACTGACCACACAGACAACCTGCATACCTTCAATACCCAAAAGGAAGCTGATGGCCACACTTTGGGAATCACTGATTTGAATTTCTCAATAACATTGTTATTGAGAAGATTGAACATTGTATGTTCACTTTTCTTCTTTGCAGCCACCACATGCTGCTttaaagagacacacacacatacacatgaacacacaccaaAACCCCCTCATCCAGGAGACACAATACTGTCAGAATTCTTTTTGCCTCCTGGAAGATAGTCTTAGCCCAAAAAAGTAGTTGTCATCAGATTACTCGATTAATCAGTGGAATAATTGTTAGAATACTTGATTATtcaagttgcctcaaggcactttgcATAAGGTAAAGACACTACAATAAAATGAACCTGAAGTCTAAGATAAAATctccaaatgtattttttccaaAGGGAAAAAGtccaaaaccccccaaatttaGGAATAATTGTGCCTTGGTTCTGACTTACCGGTGGGTGACACTCTTGAGGAGGCTCCAGAAAAAAGGCTGAGGGAGGGGTCCACGGTCCCCTTTCCTACTGCTGCTTCGAGACTCTGAGCGGATGTACTTGCTCTTGATACCGTGGATGAAGATGGCCTCCAGGGCACAGCAGAGGAGGTTAGCATCGGAATCATCACTGGTGACTACCGAGTCTGACGCTACATATCGTTTCTGCAGGGCCTTGAGCGACTGCGCCAACTTCTCTTTGATCTAAGAAACAATACGTGGAAGAGGAAAAGGATTTTAATAAAACACAtgataggttcaagctacaaacctattcgctggaacgttgaaggcaatataattacacagcaagcaagacacgaagtaggcaaagttcttcatgtttctcgtgcacaggagagaaccggacaaacgccgttccttcgcttgaccccagttgctcttgtccgttctcccgtaacactgctcttttattgaggttacatgaatatgcataggttcattaacatatgacgtctacacacacacaaagagtaccttgcctttgtgtgtgtgtgtatgtgatttgtgtgaggtcaagatgtgaccctgtgaagactccccaaaagctggtgccaggagtctagcgggtccatctgaacaaaaggctcttatacttaaagagatatacgtgtgtttgctatatCAACAAAGAGAAGACAGGACCTCTCTTATGCTCCTAGGATGTGGGTGTGCATTCCACTCTagaatgcacaccaagcctttgcagcctgcta carries:
- the plekhm1 gene encoding pleckstrin homology domain-containing family M member 1 — protein: MLATQTEAHHETKDVKKIKEKLAQSLKALQKRYVASDSVVTSDDSDANLLCCALEAIFIHGIKSKYIRSESRSSSRKGDRGPLPQPFFWSLLKSVTHRDVITELEKISFVGTDVGRCRAWLRLALNHGLLECYLVSLFREDSKLQAHYQPSALLLNPEEREVLLSYLQGLASLTFSLSYKSSVLNEWTTTPLALAGLCPLSQADLLDLPLNGGDPPTSKPIWKEIWDTVSQSSGSSDALDVQRGCPVLVGRGSDLLQGSQTALRSSNLSLDTTGSSQLSSSLSSDSLLQGQDPRSPTGEHWSSCDLEAAINPNICTKRPQKDSLTDFRESGHCSQDSTQEDSFVSSMGPSQFSEKGIISDSEPQASEYQPPNFGQLDLEQPETTTELPSSDDDKCPAEVCKSASSELHSDICLVSAVSEPAEPVEEVSVTVEPVQEEKPTESSEKTNADSAVHQCPRRSTSILSRKPSSDSLSHSYSWISDDDIYKPHLENLPDSDDAPVSPPAPEPSISPSRPSVVHRRQIGLSNPFRGLLKLGHLERRSAVGLWRDYYCELSPFEFRLYGNADERTCCENCSLVRCEDVHITSTEGRFDLTFPGKRLYLRAANRDEAEDWVDRIIEAVNKSRPVPHGEQWEVLHTGCENGVDERAVSSPPLSPSSPEQGPSGSDACGGQDSPSPPQQEFDWTSTTNLETDSIKEAVLYFSTDPEARTWERMVFSLSLETLKGFLVKEGRKLQRLNYPVEEIRDVVPDVSQGGPAFFKLLTIRETLRFRAENDKEARFWRKFIREALDSYLENGECEGSEVPLEATGNLYRLVQHRLKEDGALLVHLFKVPSEKGLDTQGFKCAGCPQKIGLSLGRARLCEFSGLYYCESCHKGDTSIIPSRMVHNWDVAQREVSKKALWLLKQVEQEPLLNLEQLNPELVAHTESMGQAHEQRQKLCLLGEYLHTCRSGACKKLKARMGQRTYLLESNHLYSVKDLRQVAEGQYVNFLRRLVQHACNHVFSCDLCTQRGYICQICHSDDTIFPFQFETTTRCEDCKALFHISCKADEQSCPRCQRMRKYMERDLQD